CAAAGCCGAAGTCAGCCCGGGTGACTTCACACGGCCAAGTATCCACTCGTAGACCGGGAAGAACAGAATGGCAAAGACCGCCGCCCAACAGATGGGGACGAAAAACGGGATAATGATCCGGTAGAACAAATAGAAGAAGATAGCAGCGACCAAAAAGAACACAGCAACCGACAGGTACTCGCGCGTCATTTAACTCATCCTTGTTGTTTGCTTGATGAAACCTACCGTGACAAGTCAAGCCGATCAATTAAAAACAGTGTGCGCTTCTGCGGTTATCCAGCACGGGACTTTCTGACTCGTTCTCTTCGGGCATTGCCGAATGGGTGGATTCAGGCTGCGATCTGTGCAAATGGTGTACAGATCGACCGGTCTTGAGTCGATGTAACTTATCGCAAGAAAAGAGGTTACGGCAGTTTCTGGAATTGTCTGGGGAGTTCGCGTTGGCCTTTGGGGGAATTCGCCCGACCAGAGAATCATATTCATTGAACGTGGATAGATGGGCAGTTTTTCTATTCAATTGCCTTAATACTAAGCGATTGGTGCTAAAGGATTTTGGAATGTGGCCGATGAGAATGGCAAGTATCGAAAGTAAGAACTGCGAACAAAACTCCAGCCATGGGTCTTGTTCGCACACTGTAACCGTTCAAACAAGGAGTAGAGTATGGCTATGCGGAAACGCTCACACACCTCGCGACGCACGTCCAGTCATCGTCGCACCATGGGTCATAAAGTGGCCCGTCCGTGGATGCGTGAAGAAATTGCGTTCATGCGCAAGTTCTATCGTAACTATGAGACGACCTGGATCGCTCGTCAGCTGGGTCGCACAGTGTACTCTGTCCGCTACAAAGCGGTCGACCTGAACATCAAGAAGTCCAACCCCTCCGTATGGAGAGGTAATCGTGGCGCTGCCAACGCCTTCCGCAAACCGACCTCCCGTTCAACGTGGAAGCCGGCTCGTCGTAAGGTTGCCAAGCGCGGTACCACCCGGACCAAGAGCTGGCGCGCCAGCACCAAGCGTAAGCCTGCTCGCAAGAGCAAAGCTCGTCGCACCATCCGTCGCAGAAAGTAGATTTCCCACGGATGAAATAGGACTTGAATACAATTCCTTTTGAACCCGTTTCCTTTTGGAAGCGGGTTCTTTTTATGCCATGCATGATGGTCCAACGAGTAGGGCGGGTCCGTTTTCGCCTGCGCGCCGTGGCGTGAACCCGCCATTGCCGACAGAGTTCAACTCTGGTTGGATCGATTACGGACAGGCCGCTGGGTATTGATCGGTAAACATGTAGTCGATCATTGCCACCAAATCGGAGATATCGATTGTCCCGTCCGGATAGAAATCCGCCTCGGCAGGACACGGTGGCGCCAGACCTCCTTCAAACATGAACTCGACTAAGTAAATCAGGTCGGAGATGTTCCAATGGTCCTCGGGATCAAAGTCAACATTGCCCGGCAAGTCCTGACAACATGATACGATCTCAAAACAGTGCGGCCCGTCCCAGATGGGGGGAACATTGTAGTCAGGAAATCCGTAAGACCAGCGCCAAGTGGCATTGGGTGGATAGAAACAGGAATCAAGACAGAGTAGGTGTCCGTCGGCCATGGGATCGGTGATAGCGACTTCAATCCAGTAGGAGATCGAGTCATACCCGGGCGGCAAACCACCGGTGTTCATCTTGGAACCGCCGAACCCGATGGTGTCGGCGCCCTGGCCGTCGACGCTGAAACCTGGCATCTCGAAGAACAGATTGAAGTATTCATCGGGGGGATTCCAATAAACTCCCCACCCGTGAACCTCCCAGGTGACAGACGGATTAGAGCCCGAAATCTCAAACCCATTGGTAGCCGCTGCGACCCATTCGGCATGGTAGTTGGTGAGACGGATTTGATAGGTAATGCCTTGCTCCAGGATTGGTAACATCCCGTTAACCAGCCCATCGACGTGATCGACACTGATCGCGCACATTTCTTCAGCTGTCGCCGGTCCGGCCGACATTGCCGACAAAAGCACGCATATGACTATTGCCTTGGTCACTTCTCACACCTCCGCAACTCTGTTACGGACAAGCAGCCGGCGACAATCCTCCATCAAACATAAACTCCATCATCCAAACCAAGTCGGTAATGTCAATGACTTCGGCGCCGCTGCCGTCAATGTCGGCCTCTTCCATACAGGGCGGTGCCGGGCCACCCCCGAACTGGTAGTCGGCCAGGTACACCAGGTCGGCGATGTCAAGCAGATCATCAGCACTGCCGTCGACATTGCCGCGTAGTCCAAGGCAGCATTGGCCGATGATGGGCCAACAGTGCGGTCCTTGCCAGCTCGGCGGAAAGGAGCCAACCGTCGATCCATAAGCCCAAATCCAACTACCGTCGGGTGGAAACCATGCAGAGTCGATGCAAAAGGTCCCTCCAGCGCTCGCTGTGTCGGTCAACTCAGCAGAAAAAGCCAAAGCTGGACCACTGTAGCCCGGCGGAAGACCCGGCCCCAACATAACAACGCTCAGTCTGAACCCAATCGTGTCAGAGCCGACACCGTGCCAATAGTGGGGTGGTGCAAAAAAAATGATGTTCCCCGGATCAGGACCCCAGGCAAACTCGGTCCAGAAATCCAATTCCCAGGTGACCGAGGAATCACTACCGGAGAATTCGAAGCCATTAGTAACGCTCTTGGCCTTGTTCGCCCCGTCCCCGTTGGTGAAGCCGAAATGGAAGATAACGACTCCAGACCCTACCATGATATTTCCATCGACCAGCCCCTCAACCTGGTCCAAGGTGACCGACGACCCATTCCCTTGCGCCATCGCCGGTACGGTCATTAGTAAAAGAACGGCTGTGCATGCAGTAGCTGTCTTCATCTCTGTCTTCTCTCTTGGTTAAGGACACTCCGCCGGCGACAGACCACCGTCAAACATGTATTCCATCAACCAGATCAGGTCGGTAATGTCAATGACATGGGCACCGCTACCGTCGATGTCGGCCTCTTCCATGCAGGGCGGCCAGGGTCCACCACCAAACTGGAAGTCGGCCATGTAAACGAGATCGGCGATGTCCAAAGGCGAAGGTCCACCGCTCCGGTCGACATCACCGCGATTCAGGCAGCATCCGGGCTGACATACATCACCAATGCCGTTCTGGTCGTCATCGACCTGATCCGGATTGGGATTGTGCGGACAGTTATCGATGTCTCCACAAATCCCATCGCTATCGAAGTCATCCTCTGCATCTTCGGGACATTCGTCACACAGGTCCCCAAGCCCGTCGGCGTCGAGGTCGGACTGATCCGGATTGACGTGTGCAATACAATTGTCGCACATGTCCCCGGCCCCGTCGGCATCGCCGTCCAGTTGATCGGGGTTAAACACCCAAGGGCAGTTGTCGTCCGGCTCCACTATTCCGTCACCGTCGGCGTCGTAATCGGTGACCACGTCATAGCAGTGCGGCCCTCCCCAAGCCGGCGGGAAGGAGCCCACTGTTGATCCATAAGCCCACATCCAGGTTCCGTTGGGTGGAAAGTAGCACGAGTCGATGCAGAATGTCCCTCCAATGCTCGCCGTGTCGGCAAACTGAAACTCAAAAAACAAAGCCGGGCCACTGTAGGCCGGCGGAAGACCCATTCCCAGCATGACGCTCGCTCCAAACCCAATCGTGTCGGAACCGACACCGTGCCAATAGGGCGATGTAAAGAAAAATATATCACCTTCCCAGGGTCCCCAAGAGAATTCGTCCCCATAGCTCACGAGATCCCAAGTGACCGACGAATCACTGCCGTAAAGCTCGAAGCCGTTGGTTATCCCCTTGGCCTTGTTCGCCCCATCACCGTTGGTGAAGCCGAAGTGGAATGACACAGTTCCGGCGCCGACCTCGATATTTCCATTGACCAATCCTTCGACTTCGTCCAGGGTGACCGACGACCCATTCCCTTGCGCCATCGCCGGTACGGTCATTAGTAAAAGAACGGCTGCGCATACGAAAGCTGTTTTCATCTTTGTCTTCCTTCCCGTAACTACGGACATACAGATGGCGCCGGTCCGCCGTCAAACATGAAATCCACGAAGTAAACCAGATCGCCGATGTCGACACCGTCGTCACCGTTCAGATCGGCTTCTTCATCACAAAGGGGAGCCGGGCCACCGGAGAACATCCAATCAACCAAGTAGACCAGATCGGCTATATCGATTTGTTCAGCGAGATCACCATTGACATTCCCGCGTATACCCTGGCAACATGAACCAACGATAGGCCAGCAGTGCGGTCCGTCCCAGGACGGGGCAAAGCTACCGATCGTCGATCCATAGGCCCAGATCCAACTACCGTCGGGGGGAAACCAAGACGAATCGAGGCAGAGTGTGCCTCCGACACTGGCCGAATCGCTCAGCGCCACCGAAATCCAGATGAATGGACCCGCATACCCCGGTGGCATTCCCGGACCGACCAAAACGGAGCTGTAGAATCCAACTGTGTCGGCGCCGACCAGGTGATTGGTTGGTCCCCAAATCCCGTATGTGTCCCAGAGTTCCCAGGGATTGAAGTGCCAGCCGGCCAGCATCCCATCCCAAGTGACCGACGAATCAGACCCATAGATTCGAAACCCATTGTGAATACCCCGGACCTTATTTGCCCCATCGCCATTCATGCAACTCAGGTTGAATGTCACGCTTCCGGAGCCGACCTGGATGTTTCCATTGACTAGCCCGTCAGCCTGATCCAGGGTGACGGACGATCCATTCGATTGTGCAATCGCTGGTACGGTCAGCAGCAAAAGAACAGCTGTGCATACAATAGTAGTTTTCATCTTTGTCCTCGCTCTCTATGCTCTTCACGGACAAGCCGGCGGTGGCGGGCCGTCGCGGAACATGTATTCAACGATATAAATCAAGTCTGTGATATCGGCTGAACCATCGTCGCCGAAATCTGCCGTGGCCATGTCTAATGGTGCCGGACCGCCTGAGAACATGAATGAGACCAGATAGACCAGATCAGAAACAGTAATCTCCCCGGTCGGATCGCAATCGATGTTGCCGCGCATGCCTTCGCAACAGCTGTAAATGTCATAACAATGCGGCCCGTCCCAATCGGGCTCAAAACTGCCTATGGCTGACCCGTAATACCACATCCAATCTCCCCACGGTGGAAAGTAACATGAGTCCAGGCAGAGTTGATGCCCGGCACTTTGCGGATCGGTGACAGTTAACTTTATCCAGAGACTGACTTCGTCCCACAGCGCCGGCATGCCGATGGCCACAACAACTGATCCAGCGTAGCCTATCGTGTCCGCCCCTGTACCGTCCACGCTAAAGGGGTACATTCCCCAGGGATCGAAGAAATCAGACATCCACGGGTGGCCATCATATTCAACAACGTTCCAACTCACGGCCGGATCGCTACCGGAGATCTCGAAGCCGTTGGTCATTGCTTTAACCTTGACAACTAGGTTGTTGGTGAGTCGTATCCAGTAAGTGATAGTATCCGAACTGACTGGAATGGCTCCGCCAACGAGTCCATCGACATGGTCCAGACTTACAGCGCACTCTTCCTGGGCGGAAGCGGGTGCAACTATCAGCAGAAGGACGGCGGTCAACAGGATGGTAGTTTTGATCATTGTCCTTTCTATTCTCCCTACGGGCAGGCCGGGGGTGGTGGTCCGTCGCGAAACATGTATTCAACGATGTATATCAAGTCGGTGATATCGGCTGAACCATCGTCGCCTAAGTCGGCCTGCTCCATGCAGTATGGCGCGGGTCCGCCGCCGAACATATAACTGACCAGGTATACGAGATCGGAGATAGTGATCTCATTGCCGGGATCGTTGTCGATGTTTCCTCGGATGCCGTCGCAACAAGGAGCGATCTCGAAACAGTGCGGACCGTCCCAGGATGGTGGGAACACACCGGGGGATTGACCATAAGACCATATCCAACGGCCCGCCGGTGGATACCAGCAGGAGTCGAGGCAAATCTGATGACCGACGCTACTGGGGTCAGTCACACTAAGGCGGATCCAGTAGCCGACCTCGTCCCAACCGGGAGGCATACCAGGGTCCAACATAGCGCTGCCGCCAAATCCCAGGGTGTCGGCGCCTGAGCCGTCCAGACTACCGGTTCTGATTTCCCATATCAGAGAAAACATCCACTCGAAAGCCGGGTCGTTTCCGTAATCCGTTACATTCCATGTAACCGACGGGTCGCTTCCGGATATCTCGAATCCATTGGTGATACCAATGACCTTGTTACTCACATCAAAGTTGGTGAGACGAATCCAAAACGTGACTCCGTTATCGGAAATCGGAATCCGATTACCGGGAAAGAGACCATCGACATGGTCCAGACCTATAGCGCATTGTTCCTGTGAGACCGACGGCGAAGCCGTCAGCAAAAGCCCGACGATGCATACGATAACGATTTTTGTCATCTTCCTCTCCATGCTATTCCGGACAGGCCGGCGGGGCGGGTCCGTCGCGGAACATGTATTCAACGATGTAAATCAAGTCTGTGATGTCGGCTGAGCCGTCGTCGCCGAAGTCGGCTGTGGCCATGTCGATCGGCGCCGGGCCGTCTGAGAACATGTAGGTGACAAGATAGATCAAATCGGAGATGGTGATTTCACCTGACGGATCACAATCGATGTTGCCACGCATACCCTGGCAGCACGACGCAATCTCAAAACAGTGCGGCCCGTCCCAAAGTGGCGCGAAACTGCCCACCGATGATCCATACGCCCACATCCAGGTGCCGTTAGGTGGATAGTAGCAGGAGTCAAGGCATAGCTGATGGCCGACTGCGGCCGGATCGTTAACAACGATGGAAAACCAGTAGGCTGTGTCCGAGTACCCCCTTGGCAGCGGTGCGCCCAGCATGATACTACCGCCAATCCCGATGGTGTCGGCCCCGAATCCATCCACATTGACCATGGAATACCCAAAAACCAGATCGAAGATGTCACGCACAAACTGCAAGGCTCCTGTGTCTGTAACATTCCAATTCACGGCCGGGTCGCTACCCGATAGCTCGAATCCGTTTGTGAGCCCCTTCACCCCACTTGTCTGGCTGAGATTGGTGATCCGGATGCTGAAAGTAACTTCCTGATTCGAGATGGGGATCTGACCGCCGTTTGCACCCGTCACATGGTCCAGGCTGACGGCACACATGTCTTGCGAGATGGCCGTCACCGGTAGCAGCAACAGAGCGCTGACGAACAAAGATGTCTTGGTCATCTTGTGCCTTCTCTCGTTTGCATCTTACGGACAGTCCGCGGGCGCGCTGCCTCCATTGAACATATAATCTACCAAGTGGACAAGATCGGCGATATCCGTCTGGCCGTCATCGTTCAGGTCGACTTCGACCATACAATCGGGCGCCACACCCCCAGCGAACATCCAGTCGACCAGATGCACCAGGTCTGTGATCTGATTGTCTCCCGGTTCACCATCTACATTACCTCGGATGCCCGTACAACAGCTGACGTCGACACCCACGGTGAACATTGTGGACTTGAAGTCACCCGTTCCATCACTGACTTCCACCGTATAGGTGCCGGCCGCAAGGGGACCCACCTCGATATCACCGCCATATTCGAAAATGATATCAAGACAGATCGGACCACCACTGAAATAGCCGGTGGAGTTGTAATAGAAAGTATTGCCGACCTGATTAAAAGAAGTACCCGTAGGAGTCCAACATGAATTCGGGTACCATCCATAGATATGGATGGTGACAACGTCGTTGGTATCCGGCCAGCTTGGGCTGACATCGACCGACCAGACTCTCGCATACGATGTGCTAACAGGCACGGCCGCCAGGGCCACTACCAACATCGTACAAAGGACCATCCTATAGCCGTCCGGGAGCCTCGTATTCTTTTTCACTGGGGACACTCCTCGGGCGCCGGTCCGCCCGTGAACATGAAGTCAACCAGAAGCACCAGGTCGGCGATGTCGATGGGACCGTCCCCGTTCAGGTCAGCTTCCGTCAAGCACAGTGGGGGGGGACCATCGTTGAACATGAAGTCGACCAGATAGACAAGGTCGCCGATCAGATTTCCACCGGGTTCACTGTCTATGTTGCCGCGGATGCCTTCGCAACAGAGCCAGGGGGTGACGTGGAAAACCGTATCCATGGAGTGGCCTGTTCCATCATGGACGATTAGTGTGTAGCTGCCCATCGGCAGCGGGTCGAGAATGCGGGTGTGGCTGTAGGGGATTACTATGAAAAAACATCCGCCCCACCAATTGGGATACCCGTTGATGTAGTAGTGGATGGTTTTGTCCGTTTGCGAAAAATATGACCCGTCTATCTCCCAGCAACTCTCGGGAAACCATCCATGGGCCATGATCGAAATGGATTCATCCGAGTCGGGGTACTCAGGTTGGATGATGACACCATCGACAGCAGCGTGCAGCACACCCAGCGGCATGGCCGAAAGCGCAATTACAATTGCCAGAGACCCGACCGTTGTACGGTGGATCGAGTTCGATAGTTGATGATGTTGCATTAGATTGGACCCTCCTGCAATGTGTACGGCGGTCCTTATCATTCCTTATCAGTATAGCAGAAATGGAGTTACAGGTCAAGCTTTTTGTAGAGCTAACAAGACATCAGAGCCGACCACCGACTAATCCCCGGCCTCGGCATTGACCTTGCGGCTGTGTTGTCGCGCGATCATGGCGACGAAAAACGCGAAGGCGTAACCGCCCTGCCCCCAAAGCCATCCGGTCTCCAGGAAGGTGGTGACCACAAAGAGAGTCCCGGTGGCGTACAAGGCCAGGGTGCAGGCACGGTTTTGCAGTTCAACCTGCGATGACCAGATTCGGCGACTGAGACGAAACTGATTAATCATCAGCGCAGCCAGAGAAATCCCACCGATCAAACCGGCTTCAGCCAGATAGTGCAAGAACAAATTGTGGGCCGATAGTCCGCGAACCCAGGGTCCAACCTCCGAGAGACTTAGTGTCGGAAGGATATGGTGGATGCTGCGGAAACAGCCGGGACCTATTCCGGTCAGCGGATCACTCAGGAAGGCCTTCAAGGCAAAACTCCATAAGGTCAAGCGAAGAAAAACCGTCGAACCGGTCGGGGATTCAAGCACGACTGTGAAACGATCGACAACACCTTGCAGCATACCCGGATTCAGACCGATAACGGCCAATGTCAGGCCGGCAGCGCCGATGACCAGCCACCGACATCTCAAGCTTACTCTGACCTGTTCCATGGCAAACCCGGACTGTCTGTTTTCTGCCCTAAGGCGTCGATGATACCGCCAGGACAATATCACTACCAGTAGTGACATGATCAGGGCGAAGATTATGGAGAATCGAGACTGCGTCGAAATCAGCCCCCCCAGGACAACGGCAGTGCCCAGCAGGTACCAAACGGCTCCACTTTTTCTGTGCCACAGATACAGACTGGTCGCTACCGGAAGAGTCATCATGGCCAGCGCGTTGAAAGTCATGGGTGAGAAGCCCCAACTGCGCTCGCCACCACCGGTAGCTATAAACCCACCCAGCACGATGAGAGCATGGCCGACACAGACCCAGAAAAAGACCCTGACCAGCGTGTCAATCCTGCTCTTACCGGCCAGTCGGTAGATCGATAGAAATGAGAGCATGAGAAAGGTCAGGCGGGCCAGCACTCTTAGCGAGATTGTCGGATTGCTGCCCACCATTCCGGCAACAAAAACTGCGGCAATGAGCACCGCAAAATTAAGAGTCAGGCGCGGGAATCGCAAGGGGAGGCGATGGTCGACCAGCAGGTCCAGGGTGGCGGCCAGTATCACCAGGGCCGCGGCGACATCGGTGAGTAACAAGGGAATCGAATCGACCAAGACCCATTGAATGAAGATCGCAAACACATACTGATACACAGCCAACCTGGGGTGCGACACTATTATCACACATGTCGCAGCGGCAATCGGCGCCAGCGCCAGGAGTGTCTTGCCCGCCAGTAACAGGGCGATAGAAGGGAGCAACAACACGATTGTAACGGCGACCATTCCGGAGGTGGAAAGGGGTAAGCGGGTCCCACCCTGATTCATGCCAATCACACTATCTAAAGACATGCGGGCAAGATAATCTAAAGCTCCGGCAGGGTCAATTGTCTTCCACGTCGGATAGTCAAGCCCATAAATGGGTCGTTCGCGCTTCGCGCGCCAACACCATGGTAGCTCCGTCGTTGCGAGGAGTCCTCCGCCTACGGCGGGGGACGACGCGGCATTCTCATCTTGCCCGTTACCCGGCGCCGGACGGCTTAATGTTTGATGCGTCGGACAGGTGGCTGTCTCCGGTACATGACATAGGCGAGTCTGAAGACTCACCCATCACAACGCTATTGAGAACGTCTCCACGTCATGCTGAGCGGAGTCGAAGCATGTTCCACCGTCCCAAACAAGGTTTGAGACGGCCACCCGACAGACCGAGATGGCCATTGCCCCCAAAAAAAACAGCCGCCCCAAATTGAGGCGGCTGTATGTCGGTAGCAACGCCCGCGAAGCGGGCAAAAACAGATTTATCTGTTAGTTTTCCTGGTGGACGAAATCGTCGTACTCCACTTCGAAGCGAAGTTTGTGCTTGGCCTCTTCCTGAGCCAGTCCCAGGAAAAGATCCTTCAATCCGGAATCGTCGGTGGCCACGGCCAGATTCTTGTAGAGCGTGTAGGCGTTGGTTTCGTTTTGAATGGCTACCATCAACGCTTCCTGAAAACCCATGTCCGGTTTGGCATCGACTTCGGTCAGACTCTCACCTATCTTGAGATCGACCACTCTTTCTTCGGAGCTAAGCAGTACTTTACCTTCGACAACGGCTTCCAGTTTTTTCTTGTGACCAAGTTCTTCGGCGGCAAACTCAAGGAAAGCTTCGCGCATCTGTTTGCCTTCCATCTTTCCGGCCAGGTCGGTATAAAAATCTGCGGCTTCCTGTTCTTTTCCGATTGCAAAAGTCAGTATCTGTTCAACTGAATCGAATTTCATCTCACCTCCGGTTATTTATTCAGACAGTTCTAATCAGGGAAACGCCGGGACACAGGTGCCGGTTCCTGACTGTCGTCGTCGTCAAACTTGGCTGGCCACCTCGTTCATCATAAAGGCATGCATGGCGCGGGCCGCTTTTTTGCCTGCGCCGGCGGCCAGTATCACGGTAGCGCCACCGGTCACGATATCGCCACCGGCAAACACGCCTTTGCGCGAAGTCTCCATAGTCTCTTCATCGACCGTGATATTTCCCCAGCGATTGGTGTCCAGACCGGGCGTTGTTTGCGGGATCAGCGGGTTGGAAGAGTTGCCGATAGCCACCACCACCAGGTCGACCTCCATGATGAAATTAGAACCTTCGATCGGCACCGGACGGCGTCGTCCCGAGTCGTCCGGTTCGCCCAGTTCCATCTGCATGCATTCCATCGAGGTGACTTTACCGTCGCCGTTGCCATTGAACTTTATCGGTGTCGTCAGCAAATGAAACTGCACCCCTTCATCCATAGCATGATGAATCTCTTCGGCGCGGGCAGGCATCTCAGCTTCGGACCGACGGTAAACGATATAGGCGTTGTCCGCACCCAGTCGGAGTCCCGTGCGCACGGCGTCCATGGCGGTGTTGCCACCACCGAGGACGGCGATATTCTTACCTTCGATAATCGGCGTGTCGTTGTTCGGAAAATCATAAGCGCGCATCAGATTGGAACGGGTCAGATACTCATTGGCCGAGTAGATACCGATCAGGTTCTCGCCGGGAACGCCCATGAAATTCGGCAGCCCGGCGCCGGTGCCGATGAAAACCGAATCATAGCCCATCTCGAAGAGTTCATCGATTGTATCCATCTTGCCGACCACGGTCGAGTTCTGAAACTCCACGCCCATCTCGGCCAGAACGTCACACTCCGCCTGGACGATATGTTTGGGCAGCCGGAACTCCGGGATACCATAGACCAGCACGCCGCCCGGTTTGTGCAGAGCCTCAAAGACAGTGATCTTGTGGCCCAGCTTGACCAGGTCACCGGCGACTGTCAGTCCGGCCGGTCCGGAGCCGACGATAGCTACTTTCTTGCCGGTCGGCGGAGCGATTTCGGGTAATTGGACCAGATCGTTCTCGCGTTCGTAGTCCGCCACGAATCTCTCAAGGTATCCAACTGCTACCGGTTTGAATTTCTTGGAAAGGGTGCACACCATCTCGCACTGTTCTTCCTGCGGACAGACCCGTCCGCAGACGGCCGGGAGGGCGTTGGTCTCTTTGATCTTGCGAGCGGCTGCGGCGTACTCTTTGTCCATGACCAGTCGGATAAACCCGGGAATATCCACCTCGACCGGACATCCAGGGATGCACGGCGCTTTTTTGCACTCGATGCACCTGTTCGCCTCCAAAAGCGCCTGTTCTTCGGTCAAACCGAGCGGCACTTCCTGGAAGTTGGAATTGCGGACGTTGGGTTCCTGCTCCGGCATCGATTGCCGGGGAATCTTCATCCGTTCTTTCGGGGGTAACTTCTCTGTATTCTCTGTCACACCTTGCTCCGTCTATGCTAAATGAGCAGACTCAAATGCAGTCTGCTTCAACTTCGTAAGTTCTAACTCGGGTATGCAAACTTCTCCACCGCTTCGGCCAGCTTGCAGCCGGGGTTTTCCAGGAACCTTTTCATGGCAGCTTGTTCTTGTTCGCGGTAAGCGCCCAGACGGCTGGTCAACTGATCAAAGTCCACCAGGTGACCGTC
The nucleotide sequence above comes from Candidatus Zixiibacteriota bacterium. Encoded proteins:
- a CDS encoding thrombospondin type 3 repeat-containing protein yields the protein MKTAFVCAAVLLLMTVPAMAQGNGSSVTLDEVEGLVNGNIEVGAGTVSFHFGFTNGDGANKAKGITNGFELYGSDSSVTWDLVSYGDEFSWGPWEGDIFFFTSPYWHGVGSDTIGFGASVMLGMGLPPAYSGPALFFEFQFADTASIGGTFCIDSCYFPPNGTWMWAYGSTVGSFPPAWGGPHCYDVVTDYDADGDGIVEPDDNCPWVFNPDQLDGDADGAGDMCDNCIAHVNPDQSDLDADGLGDLCDECPEDAEDDFDSDGICGDIDNCPHNPNPDQVDDDQNGIGDVCQPGCCLNRGDVDRSGGPSPLDIADLVYMADFQFGGGPWPPCMEEADIDGSGAHVIDITDLIWLMEYMFDGGLSPAECP
- a CDS encoding O-antigen ligase family protein, with translation MSLDSVIGMNQGGTRLPLSTSGMVAVTIVLLLPSIALLLAGKTLLALAPIAAATCVIIVSHPRLAVYQYVFAIFIQWVLVDSIPLLLTDVAAALVILAATLDLLVDHRLPLRFPRLTLNFAVLIAAVFVAGMVGSNPTISLRVLARLTFLMLSFLSIYRLAGKSRIDTLVRVFFWVCVGHALIVLGGFIATGGGERSWGFSPMTFNALAMMTLPVATSLYLWHRKSGAVWYLLGTAVVLGGLISTQSRFSIIFALIMSLLVVILSWRYHRRLRAENRQSGFAMEQVRVSLRCRWLVIGAAGLTLAVIGLNPGMLQGVVDRFTVVLESPTGSTVFLRLTLWSFALKAFLSDPLTGIGPGCFRSIHHILPTLSLSEVGPWVRGLSAHNLFLHYLAEAGLIGGISLAALMINQFRLSRRIWSSQVELQNRACTLALYATGTLFVVTTFLETGWLWGQGGYAFAFFVAMIARQHSRKVNAEAGD
- a CDS encoding ferritin family protein encodes the protein MKFDSVEQILTFAIGKEQEAADFYTDLAGKMEGKQMREAFLEFAAEELGHKKKLEAVVEGKVLLSSEERVVDLKIGESLTEVDAKPDMGFQEALMVAIQNETNAYTLYKNLAVATDDSGLKDLFLGLAQEEAKHKLRFEVEYDDFVHQEN
- the gltA gene encoding NADPH-dependent glutamate synthase, with amino-acid sequence MKIPRQSMPEQEPNVRNSNFQEVPLGLTEEQALLEANRCIECKKAPCIPGCPVEVDIPGFIRLVMDKEYAAAARKIKETNALPAVCGRVCPQEEQCEMVCTLSKKFKPVAVGYLERFVADYERENDLVQLPEIAPPTGKKVAIVGSGPAGLTVAGDLVKLGHKITVFEALHKPGGVLVYGIPEFRLPKHIVQAECDVLAEMGVEFQNSTVVGKMDTIDELFEMGYDSVFIGTGAGLPNFMGVPGENLIGIYSANEYLTRSNLMRAYDFPNNDTPIIEGKNIAVLGGGNTAMDAVRTGLRLGADNAYIVYRRSEAEMPARAEEIHHAMDEGVQFHLLTTPIKFNGNGDGKVTSMECMQMELGEPDDSGRRRPVPIEGSNFIMEVDLVVVAIGNSSNPLIPQTTPGLDTNRWGNITVDEETMETSRKGVFAGGDIVTGGATVILAAGAGKKAARAMHAFMMNEVASQV